A section of the Heliangelus exortis chromosome 27, bHelExo1.hap1, whole genome shotgun sequence genome encodes:
- the LOC139787659 gene encoding cuticle collagen 2C-like, translated as MCCQGTGNGRLPWVPPGPPMLPQYPATTEDAPVVPGSTEDVPGHPHDHRGCPGGHPAGLLPTPGAAPLVPGSTEDAPGTAPDPRGCPLVPGSTEDAPGTDPDPRGCPGVTPPHPPDPRGSPPGPGIHRGCPGDNPPTTEDAPGQPPLTLPTPGAASLVPGSTEDAPGTPPATTEDAP; from the coding sequence ATGTGCTGCCAGGGGACGGGGAACGGGCGGCTCCCTTGGGTGCCCCCGGGGCCACCGATGCTTCCCCAGTACCCTGCGACCACCGAGGATGCTCCCGTGGTCCCGGGATCCACCGAGGATGTCCCGGGACACCCCCACGACCACCGAGGATGCCCCGGGGGACACCCCGCCGGACTCCTCCCGACCCCCGGGGCAGCCCCCCTGGTCCCGGGATCCACCGAGGATGCCCCGGGGACAGCTCCCGACCCCCGAGGATGCCCCCTGGTCCCGGGATCCACCGAGGATGCCCCGGGGACAGACCCCGACCCCCGAGGCTGCCCCGGGGTaaccccccctcaccctcccgACCCCCGGGGCAGCCCCCCTGGTCCCGGGATCCACCGAGGATGCCCCGGGGACAACCCCCCGACCACCGAGGATGCCCCGGGGCaaccccccctcaccctcccgACCCCCGGGGCAGCCTCCCTCGTCCCGGGTTCCACCGAGGATgccccagggacaccccccgCGACCACCGAGGATGCTCCCTAG
- the AQP10 gene encoding aquaporin-10 → MSLFEKTRALFHVRNPLARECLAELFAVFVLILLTLSAAAQMVTSFELKGNTITANLAGSLAVMVAIHTGGGVSGAHLNPAYTFSLCLMEQFPWWKFPVFVFVQTLGSFLASGAVYILYYDAIWNYSNGTLTTSGPRETASIFATYPASHLSLSNGFVDQVMGTAMLITGVLALLDDRNKRVIMGLEPQAVALLVLSIGLSMGFNCGCPMNPARDFGPRLFTYVAGWGPEVFSRGNGWWWVPVVAPLPGSALGTFLYHFFVAFHHPMDWEDPLALQNSPDSKIPLEKEDPREIQLRKR, encoded by the exons ATGTCCCTCTTCGAGAAGACCCGGGCGCTTTTCCACGTCCGGAATCCTCTGGCACGGGAATGTTTGGCCGAGCTCTTCGCGGTCTTCGTGCTCATC ctcctcaccctGAGCGCCGCAGCACAGATGGTCACCAGCTTCGAGCTGAAGGGCAACACCATCACTGCCAACCTGGCGGGCTCCCTGGCTGTCATGGTCGCCATCCACACGGGGGGAGGAGTCTCTG GAGCCCACCTGAACCCGGCGTACACCTTCAGCCTCTGCCTGATGGAACAGTTTCCCTGGTGGAAATTTCCCGTCTTTGTGTTTGTGCAGACCTTGGGATCCTTCCTTGCTTCTGGAGCTGTTTACATCCTCTACTATG ATGCCATCTGGAACTACAGCAACGGGACCCTCACCACCTCTGGCCCCCGGGAAACTGCTTCCATCTTTGCCACCTACCCTGCCAGCCACCTCTCCCTCTCCAATGGTTTCGTGGaccag GTGATGGGCACGGCGATGCTGATCACGGGGGTCCTGGCCCTCCTGGATGACCGGAACAAAAGGGTGATCATGGGTCTGGAGCCTCAGGCCGTGGCCCTTTTGGTCTTGTCCATCGGGCTCTCCATGGGCTTCAACTGCGGCTGCCCCATGAACCCTGCCCGGGATTTCGGGCCCCGGCTCTTCACCTACGTGGCGGGTTGGGGTCCAGAGGTGTTCAG CAGGGGCAATGGGTGGTGGTGGGTGCCGGTGGTGGCTCCGCTGCCGGGGTCAGCTCTGGGCACCTTTCTCTACCACTTCTTCGTGGCTTTCCATCACCCGATGGACTGGGAGGACCCCCTGGCCCTGCAGAACTCTCCGGACTCCAAGATACCCCTGGAGAAGGAAGATCCCAGGGAAATACAGCTCCGGAAGCGGTGA
- the HAX1 gene encoding HCLS1-associated protein X-1 isoform X1 has protein sequence MNFYDAFRGFFGFSGRPRPRDPLFGGSAWDEEEEEEEGDDGHGPFMAQPPQDFTFGFGFNPAWSRGAFEELFRDMSDLLGAFGGAWAGPPAASRWGWEGTVPTRVDLDLPEPPGLTPSPFLLPRPPPRPLPPEGSAGRALRDSMLKHPESPKTPGPDPRDPARPWRPFLRLEDPSPAPPALKEDQDLDSQVSSVGLGTILRPQEPKPHSYFQSVSVTKVTLPDGAVEERRTVQDSHGRRETTVTRRRGDQTFITSTKEDGQGKDHHEGVLSVDERELANFTGTWLLQEELRVPDLRDPSSMLGSFFRRWFSSW, from the exons ATGAATTTTTACGACGCTTTTCGGGGCTTTTTCGGATTCTCCGGGCGACCCAG GCCCCGGGATCCGCTCTTCGGTGGCTCGGCCTGGgacgaggaagaggaggaggaggagggtgacGATGGCCACGGCCCCTTCATGGCGCAGCCCCCCCAGGATTTCACCTTCGGCTTCGGTTTTAACCCCGCTTGGTCCCGCGGTGCCTTCGAGGAGCTTTTCCGGGACATGAGCGACCTCCTGGGGGCCTTCGGGGGGGCTTGGGCCGGCCCCCCCGCAGCCTCTCggtggggatgggaagggacTGTCCCCACGCGGGTGGATTTGGACCTCCCGGAACCGCCCGGCCTGACCCCATCCCCCTTTTTgctccccagaccccccccccgCCCACTCCCCCCCGAGGGCAGCGCGGGGCGGGCGCTGCGGGATTCCATGCTGAAGCACCCAGAGAGCCCCAAGACCCCTGGACCCGACCCCAGGGACCCGGCCCGACCCTGGAGACCCTTCCTGAGG CTGGAagaccccagcccagctcctcctgccctcaaGGAAGATCAAG ACCTGGACTCCCAGGTGTCCTCCGTGGGCTTAGGAACCATCTTGAGACCCCAGGAGCCCAAACCCCACTCCTACTTCCAGAGCGTCTCCGTCACCAAAGTGACTCTCCCCGACGGG GCAGTGGAGGAGCGCCGGACCGTGCAGGACAGCCATGGGCGCCGGGAGACCACGGTGACGCGGAGGAGGGGGGACCAGACCTTCATCACCAGCACCAAGGAGGATGGGCAGGGCAAGGACCACCACGAGGGGGTGCTCAGCGTGGATGAGC gcGAGCTGGCGAATTTCACCGGAAcgtggctgctgcaggaggagctccGGGTTCCCGACCTGAGGGATCCCTCATCCATGTTGGGAAGCTTCTTCCGACGCTGGTTTTCCAGCTGGTAg
- the HAX1 gene encoding HCLS1-associated protein X-1 isoform X2 yields MNFYDAFRGFFGFSGRPRPRDPLFGGSAWDEEEEEEEGDDGHGPFMAQPPQDFTFGFGFNPAWSRGAFEELFRDMSDLLGAFGGAWAGPPAASRWGWEGTVPTRVDLDLPEPPGLTPSPFLLPRPPPRPLPPEGSAGRALRDSMLKHPESPKTPGPDPRDPARPWRPFLRLEDPSPAPPALKEDQDLDSQVSSVGLGTILRPQEPKPHSYFQSVSVTKVTLPDGAVEERRTVQDSHGRRETTVTRRRGDQTFITSTKEDGQGKDHHEGASWRISPERGCCRRSSGFPT; encoded by the exons ATGAATTTTTACGACGCTTTTCGGGGCTTTTTCGGATTCTCCGGGCGACCCAG GCCCCGGGATCCGCTCTTCGGTGGCTCGGCCTGGgacgaggaagaggaggaggaggagggtgacGATGGCCACGGCCCCTTCATGGCGCAGCCCCCCCAGGATTTCACCTTCGGCTTCGGTTTTAACCCCGCTTGGTCCCGCGGTGCCTTCGAGGAGCTTTTCCGGGACATGAGCGACCTCCTGGGGGCCTTCGGGGGGGCTTGGGCCGGCCCCCCCGCAGCCTCTCggtggggatgggaagggacTGTCCCCACGCGGGTGGATTTGGACCTCCCGGAACCGCCCGGCCTGACCCCATCCCCCTTTTTgctccccagaccccccccccgCCCACTCCCCCCCGAGGGCAGCGCGGGGCGGGCGCTGCGGGATTCCATGCTGAAGCACCCAGAGAGCCCCAAGACCCCTGGACCCGACCCCAGGGACCCGGCCCGACCCTGGAGACCCTTCCTGAGG CTGGAagaccccagcccagctcctcctgccctcaaGGAAGATCAAG ACCTGGACTCCCAGGTGTCCTCCGTGGGCTTAGGAACCATCTTGAGACCCCAGGAGCCCAAACCCCACTCCTACTTCCAGAGCGTCTCCGTCACCAAAGTGACTCTCCCCGACGGG GCAGTGGAGGAGCGCCGGACCGTGCAGGACAGCCATGGGCGCCGGGAGACCACGGTGACGCGGAGGAGGGGGGACCAGACCTTCATCACCAGCACCAAGGAGGATGGGCAGGGCAAGGACCACCACGAGGGG gcGAGCTGGCGAATTTCACCGGAAcgtggctgctgcaggaggagctccGGGTTCCCGACCTGA